Proteins from one Fusobacterium periodonticum 1_1_41FAA genomic window:
- a CDS encoding urocanate hydratase — translation MLNNKTIYDAMTIKLTAEDIPMEIPKLDPSIRRAPKRIVKLSDHDIELALRNALRYIPEEFHEMLAPEFLQELEERGRIYGYRFRPEGNLYGKPIDEYEGKCTEAKAMQVMIDNNLDFDIALYPYELVTYGETGQVCQNWMQYRLIMKYLQNMTQDQTLVVASGHPTGLFRSNPYAPRAIITNGLMIGLFDNYEDWARGAAIGVANYGQMTAGGWMYIGPQGIVHGTYSTILNAGRLFCGVPADGDLSGKLFITSGLGGMSGAQGKACEIAKGVAIVAEVDLSRINTRLEQGWVNVIAKTPEEAFKIAEEKMASKTPYAIAYHGNIVEILEYAIEHNKHIDLLSDQTSCHAVYDGGYCPVGTSFEERTKLLGTDRPKFRELVNEGLKRHYKAIKTLHDRGVYFFDYGNSFLKSIYDVGITEISKNGKDDKEGFIFPSYVEDILGPELFDYGYGPFRWVCLSRKKEDLLKTDKAALELVDPNRRYQDRDNYVWIQDADKNGLVVGTQARIFYQDAMSRTRIALKFNEMVRNGEIGPVMLGRDHHDVSGTDSPFRETSNIKDGSNIMADMATQCFAGNAARGMTMIALHNGGGVGIGKSINGGFGMVLDGSKRVDEILWQAMPWDVMGGVARRAWARNPHSIETVVEYNLDNKGTDHITLPYIVSDELVKKVLKK, via the coding sequence ATGTTAAATAATAAAACTATTTATGATGCAATGACAATAAAACTTACAGCTGAAGATATTCCAATGGAGATACCTAAATTAGACCCTTCAATAAGAAGAGCTCCAAAAAGAATAGTTAAACTTTCAGACCATGATATTGAACTTGCATTAAGAAATGCACTAAGATATATACCTGAAGAATTCCATGAAATGTTAGCACCTGAATTCTTACAAGAATTAGAAGAAAGAGGAAGAATCTATGGATATAGATTTAGACCAGAAGGAAATCTTTATGGAAAACCAATAGATGAATATGAAGGAAAATGTACTGAAGCTAAAGCTATGCAAGTTATGATAGATAATAACCTTGACTTTGATATAGCTCTATATCCTTATGAACTTGTTACTTATGGAGAAACAGGACAAGTTTGTCAAAACTGGATGCAATATAGACTTATAATGAAATACCTTCAAAATATGACACAAGATCAAACTCTTGTTGTTGCATCAGGACATCCAACTGGATTATTCAGATCTAATCCATATGCTCCAAGAGCAATCATAACTAATGGACTTATGATAGGATTATTTGATAACTATGAAGATTGGGCTAGAGGAGCTGCAATAGGTGTTGCTAACTATGGACAAATGACTGCAGGTGGATGGATGTATATAGGACCTCAAGGAATAGTTCATGGAACTTACTCTACTATCTTAAACGCTGGAAGATTATTCTGTGGAGTACCTGCTGATGGAGATTTAAGTGGAAAATTATTCATAACTTCAGGACTTGGAGGAATGAGTGGAGCTCAAGGTAAAGCTTGTGAAATAGCAAAAGGTGTTGCTATAGTTGCAGAAGTTGACTTATCAAGAATCAACACAAGGTTAGAACAAGGGTGGGTAAATGTTATAGCAAAAACTCCTGAAGAAGCATTCAAAATAGCTGAAGAAAAAATGGCTTCTAAAACTCCTTATGCAATAGCATATCATGGAAATATAGTTGAAATATTAGAATATGCTATAGAACATAACAAACATATAGATTTATTATCTGACCAAACATCTTGCCATGCTGTATATGATGGAGGATATTGTCCAGTAGGAACTTCATTTGAAGAAAGAACTAAATTATTAGGAACAGATAGACCTAAATTTAGAGAATTAGTAAATGAAGGATTAAAGAGACACTATAAAGCAATAAAAACTTTACATGATAGAGGAGTTTACTTCTTTGACTATGGAAACAGTTTCTTAAAATCTATATATGATGTAGGAATAACTGAAATTTCTAAAAATGGTAAAGATGATAAAGAAGGATTTATATTCCCTTCATATGTTGAAGACATATTAGGACCAGAATTATTCGACTATGGATATGGACCATTCAGATGGGTATGTCTATCAAGAAAGAAAGAAGACTTATTAAAGACAGACAAAGCTGCTCTAGAACTTGTTGATCCTAACAGAAGATACCAAGATAGAGACAACTATGTATGGATACAAGATGCTGATAAGAATGGGCTTGTTGTTGGAACACAAGCAAGAATATTCTATCAAGATGCTATGAGTAGAACAAGAATAGCTCTTAAATTCAATGAAATGGTAAGAAATGGAGAAATCGGACCAGTTATGTTAGGTAGAGACCACCATGACGTATCTGGAACAGACTCACCTTTCAGAGAAACTTCTAACATTAAAGATGGAAGTAACATAATGGCAGATATGGCAACTCAATGTTTTGCTGGAAATGCTGCAAGAGGAATGACTATGATAGCTCTTCATAATGGTGGAGGAGTTGGAATAGGAAAATCTATTAATGGTGGATTTGGAATGGTTCTTGATGGAAGTAAGAGAGTAGATGAAATCTTATGGCAAGCTATGCCTTGGGATGTTATGGGAGGAGTTGCTAGAAGAGCTTGGGCTAGAAATCCTCACTCTATTGAAACTGTTGTTGAATACAACCTTGACAATAAAGGAACAGACCACATCACATTACCTTACATAGTAAGTGATGAATTAGTTAAAAAAGTTTTAAAGAAATAA
- the hutH gene encoding histidine ammonia-lyase, whose product MEVFILEIVLGSKRITLEDLINVTRRGYKVKISDEAYEKIDKARALVDKYVDEARVSYGITTGFGKFAEVSISKEQTGELQRNIVMSHSCSVGNPMPIDIARGVVFLRAVNLAKGHSGARRIVVEKLVELLNKDVTPWIPEKGSVGSSGDLSPLAHMSLVLIGLGKAYYKGELLEGKEALERAGIEPIPALSSKEGLALTNGTQALTSTGAHVLYDAINLSKHLDIAASLTMEGLHGIVDAYDPRISEVRGHLGQINTAKNMRNILAGSKNVTKQGVERVQDSYVLRCIPQIHGASKDTLEYVKQKVEIELNAVTDNPLIFVETDEVISGGNFHGQPMALPFDFLGIALAEMANVSERRIEKMVNPAINHGLPAFLVEKGGLNSGFMIVQYSAAALVSENKVLAHPASVDSIPTSANQEDHVSMGSIAAKKSKDILENVRKVIGMELITACQAIDLKGAKDKLSPATKVVYDEVRKVIPYVAEDRPMYIDIHAAEEIVRNNKLVEDVEKAIGQLEF is encoded by the coding sequence ATGGAGGTGTTCATATTGGAAATAGTTTTAGGTAGTAAAAGAATCACTTTAGAAGATTTAATCAATGTAACAAGAAGGGGGTACAAAGTAAAGATTTCTGATGAAGCATATGAAAAAATTGACAAAGCAAGAGCTTTAGTTGATAAATATGTTGATGAAGCAAGAGTATCTTACGGAATTACAACTGGATTTGGAAAATTTGCAGAAGTAAGTATTTCAAAAGAACAAACTGGAGAATTACAAAGAAACATAGTTATGAGCCATTCTTGTAGTGTTGGAAATCCAATGCCAATAGATATAGCAAGAGGTGTTGTTTTCTTAAGAGCAGTAAACTTAGCAAAAGGTCACTCTGGAGCAAGAAGAATAGTTGTTGAAAAATTAGTTGAATTACTTAACAAAGATGTTACTCCTTGGATTCCTGAAAAAGGATCAGTAGGATCTTCTGGTGATTTATCTCCACTAGCACATATGTCATTAGTTCTAATTGGATTAGGAAAAGCATATTATAAAGGAGAATTATTAGAAGGTAAAGAAGCTTTAGAAAGAGCAGGAATAGAACCAATCCCAGCACTTTCATCAAAAGAAGGGCTAGCACTTACTAATGGTACTCAAGCATTAACTTCAACAGGAGCTCACGTTTTATACGATGCTATAAACTTATCTAAACACTTAGATATAGCTGCTTCATTAACTATGGAAGGTTTACATGGTATTGTAGATGCTTATGATCCTAGAATCAGTGAAGTAAGAGGACATTTAGGACAAATAAATACTGCTAAAAATATGAGAAATATATTAGCTGGAAGTAAAAATGTTACTAAACAAGGTGTTGAAAGAGTACAAGATTCTTATGTTTTAAGATGTATCCCTCAAATACACGGAGCAAGTAAAGATACTTTAGAATATGTAAAACAAAAAGTTGAAATAGAATTAAATGCAGTAACAGATAATCCATTAATATTTGTTGAAACAGATGAAGTTATCTCAGGAGGAAACTTCCACGGACAACCTATGGCATTACCATTTGATTTCTTAGGAATAGCTTTAGCTGAAATGGCTAACGTATCTGAAAGAAGAATTGAAAAAATGGTAAACCCTGCAATCAACCATGGATTACCTGCTTTCCTAGTAGAAAAAGGTGGATTAAATTCAGGATTCATGATAGTTCAATACAGTGCAGCAGCTCTTGTATCTGAAAACAAAGTTTTAGCTCACCCAGCATCTGTTGACTCTATCCCAACATCTGCTAACCAAGAAGATCATGTATCTATGGGTTCTATTGCAGCTAAAAAATCAAAAGATATACTTGAAAATGTTAGAAAAGTAATAGGAATGGAATTAATAACTGCTTGTCAAGCTATCGATTTAAAAGGAGCTAAAGATAAATTATCTCCAGCAACTAAAGTAGTTTATGATGAAGTTAGAAAAGTAATTCCTTATGTTGCAGAAGATAGACCTATGTATATAGATATACATGCAGCAGAAGAAATAGTAAGAAATAACAAATTAGTTGAAGATGTAGAAAAAGCAATAGGACAATTAGAGTTTTAA
- a CDS encoding ROK family protein — protein sequence MYQKEIKQGNENIIFHSIYFTEDSFSIPDLTKVTNMTFPTVKRVVNEFLEKNIIVEWTLSTGCVGRRAVKYKYNPDFCYSIGVSINEEKIKFVLINTIGKIFQSKIIDTQNENFINFLTKNLKSFIKEIDEKYLVKVIGVGISIPGIYNKEDHFLEFNNTDRYEANIIKEMEKDVTLPIWVENEANMSILAEAIINKYKDLEDFTVINISNKVTCSTFHKFGNKSEDYFFKASRVHHMIVDYENQKKVGDCISFKVLKNEILEAFPKINSLEDFFSNKAYRESKKGKEILNRYLTYMGIILKNLLFTYNPKKLIICGDLSQFGSYLLDDILNIVYEKSHIFYRGKETIIFSDFKGNSSIIGAALFPIVDNLM from the coding sequence ATGTATCAAAAAGAAATTAAACAGGGCAATGAAAATATTATATTTCATTCTATTTATTTTACGGAAGATTCTTTTTCTATTCCAGATTTAACAAAAGTAACTAATATGACTTTCCCCACAGTAAAAAGAGTTGTAAATGAATTTTTAGAAAAAAATATAATAGTAGAGTGGACTTTAAGTACAGGTTGTGTTGGTAGGCGAGCCGTGAAGTATAAATACAATCCTGATTTTTGTTATTCAATTGGGGTGAGTATCAATGAAGAAAAAATTAAATTTGTTTTAATTAATACAATTGGAAAAATTTTTCAATCTAAAATAATAGATACACAAAACGAAAATTTTATTAATTTTCTTACGAAAAACTTAAAAAGTTTTATTAAGGAAATTGATGAAAAATACTTAGTTAAAGTTATTGGAGTTGGTATTTCTATTCCAGGAATTTATAATAAAGAAGATCATTTTCTTGAATTCAATAATACAGATAGATATGAAGCAAATATTATAAAAGAGATGGAGAAAGATGTTACTCTTCCAATATGGGTGGAAAATGAAGCAAATATGTCAATATTAGCTGAAGCTATAATCAATAAATATAAAGATTTAGAGGACTTTACTGTTATCAATATAAGTAATAAAGTTACCTGCTCTACATTTCACAAATTTGGAAATAAAAGTGAAGATTATTTTTTTAAAGCTAGTAGAGTACATCACATGATAGTAGATTATGAAAATCAGAAAAAGGTTGGAGATTGCATCTCCTTTAAAGTCTTAAAAAATGAGATTTTAGAGGCCTTTCCTAAAATAAACTCATTAGAGGACTTCTTTTCTAATAAAGCTTACAGAGAAAGTAAAAAAGGTAAAGAAATACTTAATAGATATTTAACTTATATGGGTATAATCTTAAAAAATTTACTTTTTACATATAACCCTAAGAAACTTATTATCTGTGGAGACTTATCTCAGTTTGGTTCTTATCTCTTAGATGATATTTTGAATATAGTTTATGAAAAAAGTCATATTTTTTATAGAGGTAAGGAGACTATAATTTTTTCTGATTTTAAAGGAAATTCTTCTATTATAGGAGCAGCACTATTTCCCATAGTAGATAACTTGATGTAG
- a CDS encoding YitT family protein, translated as MSNKYLQFIKEYIIVALACIVMAFNTNYFFVGNKLAQGGVSGLSLIIHYLSNIDVSYLYFALNIPLIILAYIFLGKNFLLKTLFATFVLSVFLKVFASFSEPLDDILLAAIFGGAINGIAIGIVFYAGGSTGGMDIIAKIVNKYTGIPISRILLATDFIVLSMVAVIFGKVIFMYTLISLVISSKMIDIIQVGIYSAKGVTIITTKEDEIRKRIMEETKRGITLINAKGGYTQKEIGMLYCVVGQYQLIRVKTIVKEVDPSAFMIVADVHEVIGNGFLVNK; from the coding sequence ATGTCAAATAAATATTTACAATTTATAAAAGAGTATATAATAGTAGCTTTAGCCTGTATAGTAATGGCTTTTAATACAAATTATTTCTTTGTAGGGAATAAGTTAGCTCAAGGTGGTGTAAGTGGTTTATCTCTGATTATTCACTATCTATCCAATATAGATGTTAGTTATCTTTATTTTGCTTTAAATATTCCTTTAATTATTCTAGCTTATATCTTTTTAGGTAAAAATTTTCTTTTAAAGACTTTATTTGCCACTTTTGTTTTATCAGTATTTTTAAAAGTTTTTGCTAGTTTTAGTGAGCCATTAGATGATATCTTATTAGCAGCTATTTTTGGAGGTGCTATAAATGGTATCGCTATAGGTATAGTTTTCTATGCTGGTGGTTCTACTGGTGGAATGGATATTATTGCAAAAATAGTAAATAAATATACAGGTATTCCTATAAGTAGAATATTATTAGCAACAGATTTCATTGTTTTATCTATGGTTGCTGTTATTTTTGGTAAAGTTATCTTTATGTATACTTTAATTTCACTTGTCATTTCATCCAAAATGATAGATATCATACAAGTAGGAATATATAGTGCTAAAGGAGTTACTATCATAACAACTAAAGAAGATGAAATCAGAAAAAGGATTATGGAAGAAACAAAACGAGGTATTACTCTTATTAATGCAAAAGGAGGCTATACTCAAAAAGAAATAGGAATGCTTTACTGTGTTGTAGGACAATATCAACTTATAAGAGTTAAGACTATAGTGAAAGAAGTTGATCCTTCAGCATTTATGATTGTTGCTGATGTACATGAAGTAATAGGAAATGGATTTTTGGTTAATAAATAA
- a CDS encoding electron transfer flavoprotein subunit alpha/FixB family protein has protein sequence MNLNDYKGILVYAEQRDGVLQNVGLELLGKATELAYEINKQIALKDAGDELAEYASKQAAAIKSIDAVAATLEEEDEKVKEKVAEVKANNPDAAKVTALLIGHNVKALADELVKAGADKVLVVDQPKLEVYDTEAYTQVLTAAINAEKPEIVLFGATTLGRDLAPRVSSRIATGLTADCTKLELLKDKERQLGMTRPAFGGNLMATIVSPDHRPQMATVRPGVMKKLPKSDDRKGEIVDFPVTLDEAKMKVKLLNVVKEGGNKVDISEAKILVSGGRGVGAKQNFELLEDLAAEIGGIVSSSRAQVDAGNMPHDRQVGQTGKTVRPEVYFACGISGAIQHVAGMEESEFIIAINKDRFAPIFSVADLGIVGDLHKILPILTEEIKKYKANK, from the coding sequence ATAAAGGAATCCTAGTGTACGCTGAACAAAGAGATGGAGTGTTACAAAATGTAGGATTAGAATTATTAGGAAAAGCAACAGAATTAGCATATGAAATAAATAAACAAATAGCTTTAAAAGATGCTGGAGACGAATTAGCTGAATATGCTTCTAAACAAGCAGCAGCTATAAAATCTATAGATGCAGTTGCAGCAACTCTTGAAGAAGAAGATGAAAAAGTAAAAGAAAAAGTTGCTGAAGTAAAAGCTAATAACCCAGATGCAGCTAAAGTAACTGCTCTATTAATAGGGCACAATGTTAAAGCACTTGCTGATGAATTAGTAAAGGCTGGAGCAGATAAAGTTTTAGTAGTAGATCAACCTAAATTAGAAGTATATGATACTGAAGCTTATACTCAAGTTTTAACTGCTGCTATAAACGCAGAAAAACCTGAAATAGTTCTATTTGGAGCTACTACTTTAGGAAGAGATTTAGCACCTAGAGTATCTTCTAGAATAGCTACAGGATTAACAGCTGACTGTACAAAACTTGAATTATTAAAAGATAAAGAAAGACAATTAGGTATGACAAGACCTGCGTTTGGTGGAAACTTAATGGCAACTATAGTTTCTCCAGATCACAGACCTCAAATGGCTACTGTAAGACCAGGAGTTATGAAAAAATTACCTAAATCTGATGATAGAAAAGGAGAAATAGTTGATTTCCCTGTAACTTTAGATGAGGCTAAAATGAAAGTTAAACTTCTAAATGTTGTTAAAGAAGGAGGAAACAAAGTAGACATTTCTGAAGCTAAGATATTAGTTTCTGGAGGAAGAGGAGTTGGAGCAAAACAAAACTTCGAATTACTAGAAGACTTAGCAGCTGAAATTGGAGGAATAGTTTCTTCTTCAAGAGCACAAGTTGATGCTGGAAACATGCCTCACGATAGACAAGTAGGGCAAACTGGTAAAACAGTTAGACCTGAAGTTTATTTCGCATGTGGAATTTCAGGAGCTATCCAACACGTTGCTGGTATGGAAGAATCTGAATTCATCATCGCTATCAACAAAGATAGATTTGCTCCTATATTCTCAGTTGCAGATTTAGGAATAGTTGGAGATTTACATAAAATCTTACCTATCTTAACTGAAGAAATCAAAAAATATAAAGCAAATAAATAA